A window of the Drosophila simulans strain w501 chromosome 2L, Prin_Dsim_3.1, whole genome shotgun sequence genome harbors these coding sequences:
- the LOC6732466 gene encoding phenoloxidase-activating factor 2, with translation MRSGSKLIVDLKVRAKSGCHYLEVCCHPDDMLTPMNGSIPLGYKQCGIGNVGGIFMDLIGGRLETSLAEYPYMVAILDTGHRFLCNGVLIGYKVVLTTATCLSPEQPLVIRAGDWDLSTDSEFVPHVDRGVQYRIVHQQFSWDSIKNNIALLILVEQFPRVQHIIPICLDHNGVDLDYDNCFVTGWNYRVTKRLYPSRNIVLRLDMDIEETIFPNTSSCSVLTAIPRPEQPMYTKGAPLVCPTESSRYYVVGAWSTSLNGAIQFTDIRKLKEWIHRELHLYNIVL, from the exons ATGCGCAGTGGTTCGAAACTCATAGTAGACCTAAAGGTACGGGCGAAAAGTGGCTGTCATTATCTTGAGGTGTGCTGCCATCCCGACGATATG CTTACTCCAATGAACGGTTCGATTCCTTTAGGGTACAAGCAATGCGGCATTGGCAATGTTGGTGGCATTTTTATGGATTTAATAGGTGGTCGTCTGGAGACGAGCCTCGCCGAATACCCTTACATGGTAGCGATTCTCGATACCGGTCACAGATTTCTATGCAATGGTGTTTTGATTGGCTACAAAGTGGTTCTCACAACAGCCACTTGTTTATCACCGGAACAACCACTTGTCATAAGGGCTGGTGATTGGGATCTGTCAACTGATAGCGAGTTCGTGCCTCACGTGGACCGTGGTGTACAGTATCGAATTGTTCATCAGCAATTTAGTTGGgattcaataaaaaacaacattgcCTTATTGATCCTTGTCGAGCAGTTTCCTCGGGTCCAGCATATAATACCCATATGTCTGGACCACAACGGAGTGGATCTGGATTACGACAACTGCTTTGTCACCGGTTGGAATTATAGAGTGACTAAAAGATTATACCCGTCTCGAAATATTGTCCTAAGGTTGGATATGGATATCGAGGAAACCATCTTCCCAAACACCTCAAGCTGTTCAGTGTTAACTGCTATTCCCCGACCGGAGCAGCCCATGTATACCAAAGGTGCTCCTCTAGTTTGTCCCACCGAGAGCAGCAGGTACTATGTGGTTGGCGCCTGGAGCACCAGCCTTAATGGAGCAATTCAGTTCACCGATATAAGAAAGCTCAAGGAATGGATTCATCGGGAGTTGCATCTGTACAATATTgtactttaa